From one Rhodospirillaceae bacterium genomic stretch:
- a CDS encoding phosphonopyruvate decarboxylase, with amino-acid sequence MFTVFRSQNITLVGHVPDAGHTPLIQLCERQNDIDVVTLTTEEEGVGLLSGAWAGGRKGVLLMQSSGVGNCINALALPQICRIPFFTIVSMRGEWGEFIPWQVPMGQATPSVLGAMDVKVFRADRKEDVGATVDAAANFSFNTRQSSAVLLSQKMIGAKQFKEG; translated from the coding sequence ATGTTCACAGTGTTTAGAAGTCAGAATATTACCCTTGTTGGGCATGTTCCAGATGCAGGCCATACTCCATTAATACAGCTTTGCGAGCGTCAGAACGATATAGATGTGGTTACCTTAACAACAGAGGAAGAAGGCGTTGGCCTTTTGTCTGGTGCATGGGCCGGAGGCCGAAAAGGCGTTTTGCTCATGCAGTCAAGCGGGGTAGGGAACTGCATAAATGCCCTTGCACTTCCCCAAATTTGTAGAATTCCGTTCTTTACTATTGTTTCCATGCGGGGGGAGTGGGGCGAATTTATTCCCTGGCAAGTTCCTATGGGGCAGGCGACCCCTTCAGTGTTGGGCGCTATGGATGTAAAGGTCTTCAGAGCCGATCGGAAGGAAGACGTTGGCGCTACCGTGGATGCAGCCGCCAATTTTTCATTCAACACACGCCAATCTTCAGCCGTTCTTTTATCTCAAAAGATGATTGGGGCTAAGCAGTTCAAGGAGGGATGA
- a CDS encoding aldehyde dehydrogenase, translating to MMLERRPLLKSILXDRPKDXLAVSGLGSSTWDLSAIGDHHKNFCFIGAMGQAGAFAXGLAMAQKEKRVLLVTGDGELXMSLGILATXANQGPXNLVXLVMDXESYAETGGXPTATAGXTDLEQVARGCGIKETATFQNEEXSXEIRKMVYGRXGPVFMNIKVFAKPPXLVFPHSFDGVTAXDRFRKSVLSN from the coding sequence GTGATGTTGGAGAGACGTCCTTTGCTAAAATCAATTTTGNGCGACAGACCCAAAGATTTNTTGGCTGTTTCAGGNCTGGGCTCCTCNACTTGGGATTTAAGTGCTATTGGTGATCATCACAAAAATTTTTGTTTTATAGGTGCTATGGGACAGGCAGGGGCTTTTGCTNTGGGCTTGGCCATGGCCCAAAAAGAAAAACGAGTTCTCCTTGTTACGGGNGATGGNGAACTGNTNATGAGCCTAGGAATTCTTGCNACCATNGCTAATCAAGGTCCANAAAACCTTGTTNTACTNGTTATGGATAANGAATCTTATGCTGAAACAGGTGGTCANCCNACGGCGACGGCAGGNCNTACAGATCTGGAGCAAGTAGCCAGAGGATGTGGGATTAAGGAGACNGCAACTTTCCAGAACGAAGAAGANAGTGANGAGATCCGCAAGATGGTCTATGGAAGANCNGGNCCAGTTTTTATGAACATCAAGGTNTTTGCAAAGCCTCCNGANTTGGTNTTCCCTCATTCNTTTGATGGNGTTACCGCTATNGATCGGTTTCGAAAGTCCGTCTTATCGAACTAG